The following are from one region of the Silene latifolia isolate original U9 population chromosome 9, ASM4854445v1, whole genome shotgun sequence genome:
- the LOC141601456 gene encoding uncharacterized protein LOC141601456 encodes MAILELQSPRKNKQFQCTPEHEAAFQDLKLYLSFPSLLPKPEKGEPLSVYLSVTDTAVSAVLVKEQEGQQHPVYYGRDESRAFKIRASTYSIINNTLFKRSQAGPYLRCLQPDEAKQVLQEINDGHCGNHKGGKSLA; translated from the exons ATGGCTATCCTGGAACTTCAGTCACCCAG AAAGAATAAACAGTTCCAGTGCACACCTGAGCATGAAGCAGCCTTTCAGGACTTAAAATTGTACCTGTCATTTCCATCTTTACTGCCTAAACCGGAGAAAGGAGAACCCctgtcagtatacctatctgtcactgacacagcCGTAAGTGCAGTCTTGGTAAAGGAACAAGAAGGCCagcaacaccctgtctattat GGCAGGGATGAATCAAGGGCTTTTAAAATAAGAGCTTCAACCTattctattatcaataacactttatttaagagatcgcaggctggaccatacTTGAGATGCTTGCAGCCTGATGAAGCTAAGCAAGTACTCCAAGAAATAAATGATGGACattgtggcaaccataaaggaggaaagagcctggcatgA